In the genome of Anas platyrhynchos isolate ZD024472 breed Pekin duck chromosome 21, IASCAAS_PekinDuck_T2T, whole genome shotgun sequence, one region contains:
- the LOC101803870 gene encoding signal-regulatory protein beta-1 isoform X1, which translates to MAALRTALLLARLLLGQLILVPAWLSGADAQAGQGFKVHQPQKEVSVRVGETLTLICTVTGGGPLGPVKWLKGWGSGSETIYDQKEHSSFRGTRAVNESNTDFTILIRDVRPEDTGTYYCVKFRKITASDDELHQRGDGTVVSVLGTSPFPSVEVATAVLFFLLLIFILIFCVYHKKCRGEGQSQGAAGAPAGGCSPIPVLSCAGSPGTPSSNVRDAETPRPPQQQSSEQKDIHYADLQPLREAPQRSQSPGTDRSEYASIRAAAK; encoded by the exons ATGGCTGCGCTCCGCACCGCGCTGCTGCTGGCTcggctcctgctggggcagctcATCCTCGTCCCGGCGTGGCTCTCGG gtGCAGATGCCCAGGCGGGTCAGGGCTTCAAGGTGCACCAGCCCCAGAAGGAGGTGTCGGTGAGAGTGGGGGAGACGTTGACCCTGATCTGCACCGTGACTGGAGGGGGTCCCCTTGGCCCTGTGAAGTGGCTGAAGGGCTGGGGCAGTGGCAGTGAGACCATTTATGACCAAAAAGAACACTCCTCATTCCGTGGGACGAGGGCAGTGAATGAGTCCAACACAGACTTCACCATCCTCATCAGGGACGTCCGCCCCGAGGACACCGGCACCTATTACTGTGTGAAGTTTCGCAAAATAACCGCCAGCGATGATGAGTTGCATCAGCGTGGCGATGGCACGGTGGTGTCAGTGCTCG GGACTTCTCCATTTCCCAGCGTGGAGGTTGCAACTGCCgtgctcttcttcctcctccttatcTTCATCCTCATCTTCTGCGTGTACCACAAGAAGTGTCGGGGTGAGGGGCAGAGCCAGGGTGCAGCCGGGGCACCCGCAGGTGGCTGCTCACCCATCCCCGTCCTGTCCTGTGCAGGGAGCCCGGGGACCCCCAG CAGCAATGTCCGGGATGCAGAGACCCCGAGGCCACCCCAGCAG CAGAGCAGCGAGCAGAAGGACATCCACTACGCCGACCTGCAGCCCCTGCGCGAGGCGCCACAGCGCAGCCAGAGCCCTGGCACCGACCGCTCCGAGTACGCCAGCATCAGGGCAGCTGCCAAGTGA
- the LOC101803870 gene encoding signal-regulatory protein beta-1 isoform X2 yields MAALRTALLLARLLLGQLILVPAWLSGADAQAGQGFKVHQPQKEVSVRVGETLTLICTVTGGGPLGPVKWLKGWGSGSETIYDQKEHSSFRGTRAVNESNTDFTILIRDVRPEDTGTYYCVKFRKITASDDELHQRGDGTVVSVLGTSPFPSVEVATAVLFFLLLIFILIFCVYHKKCRGEGQSQGAAGAPAGGCSPIPVLSCAGSPGTPSNVRDAETPRPPQQSSEQKDIHYADLQPLREAPQRSQSPGTDRSEYASIRAAAK; encoded by the exons ATGGCTGCGCTCCGCACCGCGCTGCTGCTGGCTcggctcctgctggggcagctcATCCTCGTCCCGGCGTGGCTCTCGG gtGCAGATGCCCAGGCGGGTCAGGGCTTCAAGGTGCACCAGCCCCAGAAGGAGGTGTCGGTGAGAGTGGGGGAGACGTTGACCCTGATCTGCACCGTGACTGGAGGGGGTCCCCTTGGCCCTGTGAAGTGGCTGAAGGGCTGGGGCAGTGGCAGTGAGACCATTTATGACCAAAAAGAACACTCCTCATTCCGTGGGACGAGGGCAGTGAATGAGTCCAACACAGACTTCACCATCCTCATCAGGGACGTCCGCCCCGAGGACACCGGCACCTATTACTGTGTGAAGTTTCGCAAAATAACCGCCAGCGATGATGAGTTGCATCAGCGTGGCGATGGCACGGTGGTGTCAGTGCTCG GGACTTCTCCATTTCCCAGCGTGGAGGTTGCAACTGCCgtgctcttcttcctcctccttatcTTCATCCTCATCTTCTGCGTGTACCACAAGAAGTGTCGGGGTGAGGGGCAGAGCCAGGGTGCAGCCGGGGCACCCGCAGGTGGCTGCTCACCCATCCCCGTCCTGTCCTGTGCAGGGAGCCCGGGGACCCCCAG CAATGTCCGGGATGCAGAGACCCCGAGGCCACCCCAGCAG AGCAGCGAGCAGAAGGACATCCACTACGCCGACCTGCAGCCCCTGCGCGAGGCGCCACAGCGCAGCCAGAGCCCTGGCACCGACCGCTCCGAGTACGCCAGCATCAGGGCAGCTGCCAAGTGA